From a single Pseudomonas sp. A34-9 genomic region:
- the infC gene encoding translation initiation factor IF-3 has translation MIIKREMRQDKRAAPKAPINENISAREVRLIGADGEQIGIVSIDEALRIAEEAKLDLVEISADAIPPVCRVMDYGKSIFEKKKQVAAAKKNQKQIQVKEIKFRPGTEEGDYQVKLRNLVRFLSDGDRAKVSLRFRGREMAHQELGMELLKRVEADLLEYGSVEQHPKMEGRQLIMVIAPKKKK, from the coding sequence ATTATTATTAAGCGTGAAATGAGACAAGATAAACGAGCTGCACCGAAAGCCCCGATCAACGAGAATATCTCGGCACGCGAGGTTCGGTTAATTGGCGCTGATGGCGAGCAGATTGGCATCGTCTCGATTGATGAAGCGCTTCGTATTGCTGAAGAAGCAAAGCTTGATCTGGTGGAAATCTCCGCAGACGCAATCCCACCGGTTTGCCGTGTGATGGATTACGGCAAATCGATCTTCGAAAAGAAGAAGCAGGTTGCCGCGGCGAAGAAGAATCAGAAGCAGATTCAGGTAAAAGAAATCAAGTTTCGTCCAGGGACGGAGGAAGGGGATTACCAGGTAAAACTGCGCAACCTGGTACGTTTCCTGAGTGATGGGGACAGGGCCAAGGTATCCTTGCGATTCCGCGGCCGTGAGATGGCCCACCAGGAGCTGGGGATGGAACTCCTCAAGCGGGTTGAAGCTGACCTGCTCGAGTACGGTTCGGTCGAACAGCATCCTAAGATGGAAGGACGCCAGCTGATCATGGTCATCGCCCCGAAAAAGAAGAAGTAA
- the rpmI gene encoding 50S ribosomal protein L35, which produces MPKMKTKSGAAKRFLKTANGIKHKHAFKSHILTKMSTKRKRQLRGSSLLHPSDVAKVERMLRLR; this is translated from the coding sequence ATGCCAAAAATGAAAACCAAAAGTGGTGCTGCTAAGCGGTTTCTGAAAACTGCTAACGGTATCAAGCACAAGCACGCTTTCAAGAGCCACATCCTGACTAAAATGTCGACCAAGCGTAAGCGTCAACTGCGCGGTAGCAGCTTGCTGCATCCGTCTGACGTGGCAAAAGTCGAGCGCATGCTGCGCCTTCGTTAA
- the rplT gene encoding 50S ribosomal protein L20, with the protein MARVKRGVIARKRHKKILKLAKGYYGARSRVFRVAKQAVIKAGQYAYRDRRQKKRQFRALWIARINAGARVNGLSYSRFIAGLKKASIEIDRKVLADLAVNEKAVFAAIVEKAKATLA; encoded by the coding sequence ATGGCTCGTGTAAAGCGTGGCGTCATTGCCCGTAAGCGTCACAAAAAAATTCTGAAACTTGCTAAAGGCTACTACGGCGCACGCTCCCGCGTATTCCGTGTTGCCAAGCAAGCGGTAATCAAGGCAGGCCAATACGCCTACCGTGACCGTCGTCAGAAAAAACGTCAGTTCCGCGCTCTGTGGATCGCTCGTATCAACGCTGGTGCTCGTGTTAACGGTCTATCCTACAGCCGTTTCATCGCTGGCCTGAAAAAAGCGTCCATCGAGATCGACCGTAAGGTTCTGGCTGATCTGGCAGTGAACGAAAAAGCGGTGTTTGCTGCGATTGTCGAGAAAGCTAAAGCCACCTTGGCTTAA